CCTCACCCCTGCGCGCCATCCGTGGTTTTCACTGGCGCTGGGGCTAGCGGGGCTGGGGCTCTTGCTGGTGACTTCGGCGCAGAGCTTCGACGCTATTTTGTGGGCGGCTTTTCCGCTGGGCCTAGGTGTGGGCGCGATCAACCTCAGCGGCAACAGCCTGCCCGGCGACCTCTTTCCCGAGCGGCGTATGATCGTGTTGAGTCAGGTCAACGCGGCTTTCGGGGTGGGCGCCATCGCCACGCCCTTCTTGGTGAGTTTCTTCCCCTGGCGGGAGGTGTTGATGGCCTTTGCCGTGCTGGCGTTCCTGGGTGCGGCGTTGGTGTGGAAGGCCCCCGCCAGCAGCCCCCCAGCGCCGGATAGGGGCTACTCCAACGGTTGGCTGTGGTTACTGGTGCTTACCATCGGGTTATACGCGGGTCTCGAGCAGGGCTTTGCCACCTTCTCCGGAACTTACCTGACCAAGCTGGGCTACCCTGCGGCATTAGCCGGAGTTCTGCTCTCGCTGTACTGGGTGGCCTTCGTTGTGGGGCGCTTGCTCTTGAGCTATTGGGTGGCCCGCGACCCCCTGCGCTACCTGACCTGGCTGATCTGCGGAGCGGTGGGGGTGGCGCTGCTGTTCTTCCTGCCCCCACTGCCCCTGCTGTTTCCCCTGGCGGGGCTGCTGATCGGCCCGATTTTCACCACCCTCATGGCCCTGGGTCAGGGGCGGATGGGTATCGGTGCTGTGGCCTACGCGCTGTATGCGGGAGCCAGCGGCAGCACCTTGATCCCTGCGCTGTTTGCCCTGCTGCCGCTTACGGGGATTCCCTGGGGCCTGCTCCTGGTCGGTCTGGCCATGCTGACCCTGATCCACCGCCTCAGGAGGTACGATGCGCGCCTTGCTGTTTGATCTCGATGGCACCCTAGCCGACACCGACCGCCTGCACGAGCAGGCTTGGCTCGAGGTCCTGCTCCCCTACGGCATCCGGGGGGATCATGCCTTCTACCAGCAGCACATCAGCGGCCACCTCAACCCCGAGATCGTATCCCGGTTGCTGCCTCACCTTCCCCCGCTCGAGCGCACCGCGTTGATCGAGGTCAAGGAGCGGCGTTTCCGCGAGCTGGCTCAGGGCCTGAAGGCCCTGCCGGGGTTGGAAGGGTTGTGGCGCTGGGCCAGGGAGCGGGGCCTGACGCTGGCCTTGGTGACCAACGCCCCTCGCCCTAACGCCGAGCACGTGCTCCAGGCCCTGGGCGCGGAATTCGACCTGGTGGTGCTGGCCGAGGAACTGGCCGCCGGAAAGCCCGATCCCCTGCCCTACCGCACTGCCCTGGGGCGGCTGGGGCTAGACCCCGCCGAGGCCCTGGCCTTCGAGGATTCCCCCTCGGGGGTGCGCTCGGCGGTGGGAGCGGGGATTCGCACCATCGGCCTGACCACCGGTCACGACCCCCGGGGCCTGCTCGAGGCTGGGGCCTTCTTGCTGATCGACGATTTCAGCGACGGGCGGCTGTGGGAATACCTGGAAGGGGAATCCGATAGCTGAGCACGAGCCTTTCGCCCTTTATCCCCTTTTGCGCAGACCGTATTACTCTAAGGGCCATGCGCAACTTCTTGATTCGCCTGATCATCAACACGGTGGCTTTATGGGTCGTCAGCTCGTTGTACGGTGGGATCACTTTTGCTCCCGGCAGCGGCCTGGGGGACTACCTGTTGGCGGGGCTGGTGCTGGGTCTGGTCAACACTTTCATTCGACCCGTGCTGCTCGTGCTGACCCTGCCCATCAACTTTCTGAGCCTGGGACTGTTCACGCTGGTGGTCAACGCGGTCGTGCTGCTGATCGTCGCCGCTCTGACCTCGCTCAACGTCAGCGGCTTCGTGGGCGCTGTGGTCGGGGCCTTGCTGCTGACGGTCGTGAGCTACTTGCTGAACCTGCTTCTGCGCTGAAGCTTAGCGCGATCCGGTGATATAGGACTCGAGCTCGGCGATCATGAGCTCCTGCTCGCTCATGATGGCCTTGACCACGTCGCCGATAGAGATCAGGCCCGCCAGCTTTTCCCCCTCCATCACCGGCAGGTGGCGCACACGCTTGCCGGTCATGATCGCCATGCACTCGCCCACGGTGGTATCGGGGCTGACCGTGATGACCTCGTCGGTCATGATCTCCCGTACCTTGGTCTCGCGCGAGACCCGGCCCACCAGCACCACCTTGCGGGCGTAGTCGCGCTCGGAGAAGATGCCCACCACCCGCTCGCCCTCGACCACCACCAGCGCCCCGATGTCGTACATGGCCATGCGCTCGAGGGCTTCAAACACGGTAGCCTCGGGGCTGATGGTGTGGACCCGGTTGCCTTTGGCCAGGATGAGCTGCCGCACACTCGAGGTCATACCCAAAACCTCCTCGTAACCTGAGCGGTGTATCCGACGGAAGGCCGTGAGCCTCGGGGAGGGTTGAAAACTCAGGCTTTTGCTTCACAGTGTAGCTTAAAGGGTCGTAATCCCTCACGTCCCCGTTCCCTGGGCAAGCGGCGCAGAGCGGGGCCTAGCTTCCCGTACTGCCAGCGAGAGGAGTAGGGCGGGAATCAGCAGCAGGCCCAGGGCGGCGAGGCTGGGGATGACCCCCACCCGCTCGATGATCGGCCCCACCGCCCCGTACAGCAGCCCGGCGAAACCCCAGGTGAAGCCCATCAGCAGCCCGGAGACGGTGGCCATCTGGGTGGGCTCGTGCTCCTGCGCCATCGCCACCGCCACCGGGATTCCCGCGTTCATCAGGGCGCCGGTCACGGCCAGCAGCGGCACGTAGAGCAGGTTCTCGGGCGGGAGGGTGAGCAGCCCCACGTAGAGCGGGATGGCGAAGGCCATGGTCCCCACCAGCACGTTGCGCCGACCGAAGCGATCGGAGAGGGTGCCGCCTAGGAAGGCCCCGGCGGTGGCTGAGAAGCTATAGGCCGACAGCGCCAGCGCGGTCTGGGCGTCGGAGAGGTTACGCTGGGCGAACCAGAAGGGGATGGTGGTGGAGAAGCTCATGAAGGTGATGCTGCGCAGCGTCGAGACTGCCCACAGCCGGGCCACCTGTCCGCGGAAGACTCGCGCCAAGTCGGTGAAGCTCGAGGGCTTTGCCTTGAGGGTGGCGGGCGGAGCCTGCCGCAGCAGCAGGATGGCCGGGATTAGAACGATGGGAATCAGCCAGGCCAATGCCCTGAGCCCGCCGGCATTGACCACACCCAGCGAGACGATGGGCCCTAGCGACAGACCCAGATAGCCCCCTGAGCCGAAGGTGCTCAACCAGAAGCCCCGCCGCTCCGGGCTGGCGTATTGCCCTACCAACGCGGCTCCTGCCGAGTGAAACAGCGCCGATCCCATTCCCGAGATACCCAGTGCCACGGCCAGGGCCAGCGGGGTAGGGAAGAAGCCCATCAGCCCCCCGCCCAGCGCTACCAGCACCGGTCCCAAGGCCGCCAGCAGACGGCGGTCGAAGCGATCGGCGATCAGGCCGGCTACGGGTTGCAGCAGGCTGCTGCTGAGGGAGTACACCGCTACCAGCAGCGACACTGCCCCGTAGCTCACTCCAAAAGCGGCCTGCAGCTTGGGCAACAAAGGCGTGAGAAAGGCCCCGAAGAGGTCGTTGGTGGCGTGCAGCCACGAGAGCAGTAAGGGCAGCATGGGACCGAGCATACCCCTGAAGGAGGGGTTGGGATTGTCAACGAAGGACTATTCTCGACCTACCACCCCTCCCCCAAAATGACCCATCTGAGGAATTGCTCGTGAGCTGGGCAATTCCCGCGCTGGGGGTTTGTGCTACAATCCCGGAGGTTGCGCTACTGCATGTGGTCCACTCGACACACTAATCCGGACCTAAGCAAGGACGGTTAAAAAAGGAGTGGCGCGCCCGACAGGACTCGAACCTGTGACCTTTGGCTCCGGAGGCCAACGCTCTATCCAGCTGAGCTACGGGCGCACGCAGAAATGTAGGGTAGCACCGCTCAAGGAGGCAGTCAAGTGTTTGGAATCAGTAAAAGGGTCGTCGCAATCATCTTTGGGTTGCTCGTGGTGGCTTTTGCCATCGGGGCTATCCTGCTCTTCACTCCCCAGGGCCAGCAGCAGGCCAGGGGTAAGGTAGAACTCACCGTCAACGGCAAACCGATTTACGAAGTCGATTTGGTCCGCTTCCGCGCCAACGACCAGATCCTCTCGGCCACCGCCGATCAAGAAGGCTTGCTCAAGGTTTTAGCCGAGCAAAACTTCTACAACAACCTGGTGCTCTACCAGGCCGTCACCCAGGACGCCTCGCGCATTCGGGTCTCCAGCAACGAACTGCGTAAGGAGCTCGACCGGATCAAGCAGCAACTGGGCCTCAGCACCAAGGAGCAGTGGGATCAGACCCTCCAGCGCATCGGTTACACCGAGACCCAGGTGCGTAACGAGCTGCGCGATCAGATCCGCATCAACAAGCGCATCGAGCAGGTTCAGGGCGAAGTCAAGCCCACCGAGGAACAGCTCAAGCTCTACTACGAGCTCAACAAGGCCAACTACCGCAACGAGGAGCGGGTCATCGCCCGCCAGATCGTCGTCGATGACAAGGCCATCGCCCAGAAGCTCTACGAGGAAGCCAAGGCCGGAGCCGACTTCGCCGAACTGGCCAGGAAAAACTCCAAGGTGGGTGCCGACCAGGCCGGAGCTCTGGGGGCCGAGAGCGGTAAGAGCGAGCCCAAGCCGGTGACCAAGGTGATCTTCCCCACCCCGGTGGGCGAGGCGGTGTTCAAGCTCAAGCAGGGTGGCATCACCCAGCCCATCGAGTCGGCGGGCCGCTTCTACATCGTCAAGGTCGAGCAGTACCTCCCGGCGGGCGAATCCTCCTTCGAGGAGGTCAAGGACCGCGTTACCGAGGACGTCAAGAGCCTGCTCAAGGAGGGGGCCCTCGAGCGCTACATTGAAGAGGTGCGGGCCAAGGTCAAGGTCGAAGCGGCCAAGGGCTCAAACATCAAGCTCCAGGACCCCGTGGTGGCCAAAGTGGGCGACAGCGAGATCCGGCTCTCGCAGGTGCTGCAGCCGGCCTTCGCCAACCCGCAGTTCCCCAGCTTCGTGGCTCAGGGCCTAGGCGAGCTGGCCATCCAGTTTTTCCTGCCCCAGACCCTCGACCAGCTCATCACCCGCGAGGTGGTGCTGGCGGAGGCCAAGAAGATGGGCCAGCCCTTCTTCGGCACCAAGGACTCCATCGTCCAGCAGGCCGAGAGCTATCACACGCGCGACGTTACCGCCACCGATGAGGAGGCCCGCAAGTACTACAACGAGAACAAGGTGCTCTTCACCGAAGCGGCTACCGCCACCGTCACCGCTGTCAACTTCACCAAGGACCAGGAGGCCAAAGCCAAGGCTTTCCGTGCTGCAGCCCTCAAGGGCGGCAAGCTCGAGGATTTGGCCAAGGCCCAGGGCGGTAATGTGCAGGACTACGGCGTGGTGACCTCGGGAACCCTGCCTCCGGTTTCCAACAAGCTGGTCTTCGAGAGCAAGGCCACTTTCCCCAAGAGCAACCTGGGCGAGGTCAGCGAGGTGATCAAGCTCGAAGACGGCAGCTTCCAGGTGCTCCTGATCAAGGCCCGCACCCCCGAGCGGCTCAAGCCTTTCGAGGAAGTGGCCCAGGAGGCCCGCGATAACGTGATTCGCACCAAGAAGGTCGAGGCCAGCAGCAAGTGGGTGGAGAGCCTCAAGAAAGCGGCCAAGATCGAGAACAAGCTGCAAGAAGTGCTCAAGCAGCTCACCCCGCCCCCGGTCAAGAAGGAAGAGAAGCCCGCCGATTCCAAGCAGTCCAAGCCGGAGGAGAAGCCCGCCACCCCTGCCAAGCCCTGAGCGCCACCGCGCGACCCTTTAGGCGGCCATTGGCCGCCTTTCTTTGTGCTTGCCTTCGGCGTGTGACGTATGACCGTGCTAGACTGGTCTTATGGTGGACGCCGGGCTGGAGCGGGCTTTTGAGAAGGTCCGAGCGATCCTCGAGGGCGACCTCGAGCACCCCGGTCTGACCCTGTACGACCTGCAAGAGCTGGTGGGTTTTCCCGGACGCAGCGATGGCCCCCTCTCCTACAGCCTGCCCAAGGACAGCAGCCTGGAGGGGGTCAACGCGGTGCGCTTCTTCTACTACCCCAAAGACCCCGAGGTCACCCTGATCGTCGAGGTAGAAGACAAGAGCCGCCGTCGCCACCTGCGTCACTTCAAGTGGAACGGCATCACCTGGGTGGCGCCCCGCGGCTTCAAGGCCGACCTCACCGCGACCCGCGAGGTGGTGGGCGGAATCGAGGAGATCGGGGGGGATTTCTTTCTGGGTTTCAGCCGCGACGAAGCCCGCGAACTTTCCGAGGCCATCCGCAAGGGGGAAGCGGTGGGGGCCAAATACCTGCTGTGCCCTCGCGACAACACCCGCCTGTTCTACGCTCCGGGCGTCTCGGCAAGCGGGCTTCCCTGCCCCAAGTGTGGCAACACCACCCTGCTCTACAAGACCCTCACCTTCAGTGCCCCCGAAGACCGCATCGAGGCCCTCATCCGCGAGCAGCGTGCCCTGCGGGCGCAGCTCGAGGACCTTATGCTCTTCCTCAAGAGCCGCCTGGGCGCGATTGGGCCCAAAGACAAGACGGGCAAGGGCGATTCCTGAATCGCCCTTTACAAGCAGCGCCGCCTCAGCTCGGGGGTGGGTGTCGCGCACTGTTCGAGCCTACCGAAGAGGCGGTAGCGCTTGCCGGCTACGAAGCGGTACGCCCGGTCGCGCAGCGGCTTGGGGATGACCCGCAGGGCACAAAGCAGCCGCCAGGCCCCACCCAGCCGGTAAAAGATGTGCAAAGCCGCGTCGGACTCGAGGTAAACCCGCCCCCCCTCGAGCACCACTATGCTTTGGGCCTCGAGCAGACCGTGCTTTCGCAAAAGCTCCCTCCCCACTTCGGATTGCTGCGAGGCAAAGCGGAAGCGTCCCTGCGGGTCGCACCGGACGATGAAGCGCACTATGCCGTTACAGAGGTTGCACACCCCGTCGAACAGCACGATGGTCTTCATGGCTCGAGCTTAGCGCGGCTTGGGGCGGGGGAAAGTGGGGCATCCCTCTCCCCGCGTTCGACCATCAGCCCTCGGCCCCCTCAGGGATATTTGTAACCCCCCGGCTGCTTAAGCTAAGCGTGTTGCAGTATCATGCAGCACGATCCGGGGACTGTCGGCATGAAACTACTCGATAAGTATGGCCGCATCATCAAGGACCTGCGCATCTCCGTGACGCCGCGTTGCAACCTGCACTGCCTGTACTGCCATCCGCTGGGATGGGAGATGACCGAGCCTCCTGGCACCGTCACCGTCGAGGACGTGCGCAACTTCTTGGAGGCCATGCAGCTGCTGGGGCTCGAGTCGGTGCGCTTTACGGGCGGGGAGCCGCTGGTGCGCAAGGAATTGCCCGAGATGATCGCCGCGGCCCGCGACCTGGGGATCGGGGATATCGCCATCACCACCAACGGCATGCTCTTGAGGCGTAAGGCCAAAGAGCTCAAAGCTGCTGGACTGAGGCGCATAAACCTCTCCATGGACTCGGTGACCCCCGAGGTCTTCCGCGCCATGACCCGTGGGGGAGAGGTTGGGAAGGTTTGGGAGGCCATCGACACCGCCTTTGAGTTGGGCCTCGAGCCCGTCAAGCTCAACGCGGTGATGATCAGGGGCATGAACGAGGGTGAGGTGATTCCGCTGGCCTCGCTCTCGCTGGACAAGCCGCTGCACGTGCGCTTCCTCGAGTACATGCACCTTGACAACTCCAACCCCGAGGTCTACCGGCAGCGCTTTATCGCCGGGCGCGAAACCAAAGCCGTCCTCGAGCGGCACTTCGGCCCCTTGAAAAAGCTCGACACCGATCCCACCGCTCCGGCACGGGTCTACCAGATTCCGGGCGCGCTGGGCACCATCGGCTTCATCAACCCGGTGACAGAGCCCTTCTGCTCCAATTGCTCCCGCTTGCGCCTGACCTCCGACAAGAAACTGCGGCCCTGCCTGCTCACCGACCTCGAGATGGACATCGCCTGGGCCTTCGAGGCCCCCAACCCGCTCGAGGCCCTGGTCGATGCCATCCTGCTGGCCACCGACCGCAAACCCGCTTTTGGTAACACCCTACCCCACCTGCGCGAGCGGGTGATGGTGGGCATTGGCGGCTAGAGATCATCTGCTTCCCGATGGTGGAAGCGGGATAGTCTGGCGGGCCGTGAAGGATTCGAACCTCCGACACCTCGTTTTGGAGACGAGTGCTCTACCGGGCTGAGCTAACGGCCCCCACTTTATCGATGCCAATGCGCTGAAGAGGATTTGACCTCTTCCGCGAACCCTACTTTAGCCGGGGAGGGCCGATATTTCAAGTCAACGACCTGCTCCGGCGTGGCCTCGTCAGCGCCCGGCATACCAGGACTGCATCAGCTCCTGGTGTTCCTTCTTCGCGCGCACCCGTCGCCACCAACCCTCGTTGGCCTGGAACCAGCGGATGGTTTCGGCCAGGCCCTCGGGGAAGCGGTACTTGCGCACCCAGCCCAGCGCCTCGGCCTTGGAGGGGTCGACGGAGTAGCGGTAGTCGTGGCCGGGGCGGTCCTCGACGAACTTGATGAGGCTACGGGGCTTGCCCAACGCTTCGAGCACCCGCTCGGCCACTTCGCTGCCGGGGATCTGCTCGCGGGCGCCGAGGTTGTAGGCCTCCCCGCTGTTGCCGCGGTGGAGTACCAGGTCGATGCCGGCAGCGTGATCGTAGGCGTGCATGTAGTCGCGCAGGGCCTGGCCTTGACCGTAGACCGGCAAGGGTTTGTCCTCCAGCGCGTTGGTGATGAACAGCGGGATGATCTTCTCGGGGTACTGGTAGGGGCCATAGGTGTTCGATCCCCGCGTTACCACCACCTCGAGCCCGTAGCTGACGCCGTAGCTGAACACCAGGTGCTCGGCGGCGGCCTTGCTGGCGGCGTAGGGGCTGCGCGGGCGGAAGGGGTCGGTCTCGAGGGAGTGCCCCTCCACGCCCCACAAGTCGCCGTAGACCTCGTCGGTGGAGACGTGCAGGAAGCGCCCGAGTCCCTGCCTGCGGGCCTGCTCGAGCAGCACCAGGGTGCCCTCGACATTGGTTTTGACGAAGGGGCGAGGGTCCATGAGCGAGCGATCCACGTGGCTCTCGGCGGCGAAGTTGAGCACCGCGTCGGCTCCCTCCATGGCCCGCTTCACGTCCGCGGGGTCGGCGATGTCGCCCTGAATGAAGCTGATGCGGTCCATGATGGGCTCGAGGTTTTCCAGGTTGCCCGCATAGGTCAGCTTGTCCAGCACGACGATCTGCCAGTCGGGGTGTTTCTCGAGAGCGTAGTAGATGTAATTTGAACCGATGAACCCTGCTCCACCCGTAATCAGCACGCGCTTAAACGACACTGTGATACCTCCGTGATCCTATGCCGGTGGTTGATAGCCGCCTCGAGCACAAAAAGCCGGAGCGACCCGTATGCACCCTCGCGAGAGGCCCCACGCTACCCCCGATCCTCTTCCCACAACTCTGTTCCAAAATGATCCCACGGTAGGCGGCCTTCATTGGGGTCAGAGGGATCGAACTGGCTGTTCATCGCGTACAGCAGCAGCGCTCCCCGGCAGCCAGCCTTGTAGCCGTGGGCGACGCCGGTGGGGATGTGCAGCAGGCCTGGGGCCTCGCTCGAGAGCACGTACTTGCGGCGAGCCCCCTGGCTGGGCGAAGCCTCGCGCACATCGACCAGCCACACCAACAGCTCGCCCTCGAGTACGCACCACAGCTCATCCTGGGGGCGCTTGGGGTGAAGGTGAAAGGCGTTGATGCGTCCCGGTACCGCCCAGGAAAGCGAGATCTGTGCGGTATCGAAGGCGATGGGCAGGCCCTCTATCCTGCCCCCCTGCAAGCGCAGGTACTCCATGAAGCTTCCCTCCAACGAGCGGTGCTTGCGCAGGGGCTGGTAGAAGACCCCCACGATGTCGGGTTGGGGGTCGTAGCGCTGAAAGCGCAAGGCTTTCTGGGCGGCGGGCTCGAGTTCCATCGTGAAGATTGTAGCCCAAGAGCCTGCGGGCTTTCTGCTTCGAAGCGTTATCGCCCACGTTATGCCCGGCAAATCGCCCGCGATGGGCGTGAAGCATGTGAGCCAAAACCCGCCGCGAAACGCGACGTCCGCCCATTACGCCAGCAAAGTTGGCACCCAGACTTTGGTATTACACCCATCGAAGCGCTCCCCACCTTTGTGTTCTCAGTGGAGTGCGGTAAGTTAAGCCCATGCAGATCAAGCCGGGCTGGATCGTGCTGGCCCTGGTCGCACTCTATGCCCTGTTTGCAACCGTTGCCCTCAACCAAAACCGGCGTCAGGTCACGGCTTTGCGGCAGGAGATCGAGAAGCTCGAGGCTAAGCTGGCGCAGGGACCTGAAGGCTTCAGCTTCCCTATCCCCGGTGCTTGCCTGCCCAAAAATCAGAACAACTGGCCCGGAGCGCCGCGCGAGTACCGTAAAGGGCTCAACCCCGGCTTTGTCTTCGTCGACGGTGACTCCTGCGTGCCCATCGTCTACGGCATGGGGGTGCTGGCTGCCGGGAGCGGTGAGGTGATCAAGGCCGAGAGCGTCTACAAGGAGAACACCCCTGCCGAGTTCGCCGAACTGATCAAGGCGGTGGCGAACGGGGCCAGCCCCGCCCAGATGGACCGCCTGCGCGGGCGCGAGGTTTGGATACGCCACGCCGAAGGCTTCGTCAGCGTCTATGCTCACCTCTCGGAGATCGCGCCGGGAATACGGGTGGGGGTGCGGGTCAGGAAAGGCGAATTCATCGGGAAGGTTGGCAACTCGGGCACCCAGGCCGCGGCCCAGAAAAGCCGCGCGGGCGCCCGCCTGCTCTTCGAGCTGTGGGACGGAGAACCCGACAAGGACAGGTTTTTCGGACAGGATATGCGGCGCGAAGCCCTACCGGCGCAGGCTAAGCTGAGGTTTGGCTTAGAATAACGCCGTGATTCAGACCTTTCAGCAGGTGTGGAGCAGTCCCTGGCTGCGGCTCGTCGTTTATGTGCTCTTGCTCGTCGCGCTGTTTCAGGCCCTGGGCCGGATCCAGAGCGCCGTCACCACGCTGATGCTGGCTTTCGTGTTCTCCTACCTGACCAGCCCCATCGTGCGATGGTTCGAGCGGCGCAGACTGCCTCGCTTCATCGGTGTCATCGCGGTCTACGCGGGCCTGGGGCTGTTCCTGGCGTTGGCCTCGGTGCTGCTGGCCGACATGGTGGCCCAGCTCTCCGCCTTCGTCGCCAGCCTGCCCGCCATCCTGGCCCCCTTCTTCAACTGGGTCGGCGGTCTACCCGAGCAGATCGGGCGCATCCAGCTGCCCCCGGCCCTCGAGCAAGCCCTGCAACAGGCCTCGGTCTCGCTGCAGACGCTGCTCCAGGGCTTCACCCAAACCCTCCTCAACGCCTTGCGGGCCCTGCTGTCACAGGGGGGCAACGCCATCGGTTTCTTCGCCTCGGTGTTGGGTGGGGTCTTCCAGCTTTTCACGGCGCTTACCATCTCCATCTACCTGCTCTACGACCTCCCCAAGATTGGGCAGACCATGCTGCGGGCCGTGCCCCTTCCCTACCAGCCGCTGGCCCTGGAGATCGCCGGCAAGCTCGACCGGGCGGTGGGCGGATACGTGCGCGGTCAAATCCTGGTGGCGCTGTGTGTGGGAACGGTGGTGGGGGTCGGGCTGTGGATCGTGGGGATCCCGCTGGCGGCTAGCCTGGGCTTCCTGGCCTTCATCTTCAACTTCATCCCCTTCGTGGGGATCATCATCTCCTCGGTCCCGGCCATCCTGCTGGCCCTGACCCAAGACCCACCCCTGATCAAGGCGCTGCTGACCGTGCTGGTTCTGTGGATCGCCAACCAGCTCGAGGGCAACCTCTTTGGCCCCCAGATCGTGGGTAAGGCGGTCAACATCCACCCCGTGACCGCCATCTCGGCCATCCTGATCTTTGCCGGCCTCTTCGGCATCCCCGGAGCGCTGCTGGCGGTGCCTACGGTGGCGTTCGTCAAGGTTCTGTTCACGGATTACTACCTCAACAGCCGTTTTTACCGGGAGGGGTAGGGATTAAGTACCCCGCGGGAAGCTTCGCATCTTGGCTTGGCGTCTACCAAGTTTTCCCATCGGCGCGCGGATCAACGCCCCCCGCGGGGGCCCCAGATGAGGGAAAATCAAATGGAGGACACTTATACCAGATTCGGTCAGTTCGTCCCCATTCGGGGACGCCGTCCCGTTTTGGCGGGGCGGTCGACCGAAGGGTGTGCTCTAGGATTCAAAAAGATAGCCTCTGAAGGTCTTTGCTTTGGGTGATGATCTTTTTGAATCCGGTATTAGACGCAGGTGACTGTCGGCTATCTTTGCCGCAGTAGCCCCTCGATCGGCTTCGCGTGGCCCTGGCCTGGGCCTTTAGAGGGCGT
The window above is part of the Calidithermus timidus DSM 17022 genome. Proteins encoded here:
- a CDS encoding MFS transporter translates to MRLRLTFGSALSLLLSGIIAASPGGLLPQWQEDFEVGSRLSLYFNLYLAGLLAGLTLARLTPARHPWFSLALGLAGLGLLLVTSAQSFDAILWAAFPLGLGVGAINLSGNSLPGDLFPERRMIVLSQVNAAFGVGAIATPFLVSFFPWREVLMAFAVLAFLGAALVWKAPASSPPAPDRGYSNGWLWLLVLTIGLYAGLEQGFATFSGTYLTKLGYPAALAGVLLSLYWVAFVVGRLLLSYWVARDPLRYLTWLICGAVGVALLFFLPPLPLLFPLAGLLIGPIFTTLMALGQGRMGIGAVAYALYAGASGSTLIPALFALLPLTGIPWGLLLVGLAMLTLIHRLRRYDARLAV
- a CDS encoding HAD family hydrolase; the protein is MRALLFDLDGTLADTDRLHEQAWLEVLLPYGIRGDHAFYQQHISGHLNPEIVSRLLPHLPPLERTALIEVKERRFRELAQGLKALPGLEGLWRWARERGLTLALVTNAPRPNAEHVLQALGAEFDLVVLAEELAAGKPDPLPYRTALGRLGLDPAEALAFEDSPSGVRSAVGAGIRTIGLTTGHDPRGLLEAGAFLLIDDFSDGRLWEYLEGESDS
- a CDS encoding phage holin family protein; the encoded protein is MRNFLIRLIINTVALWVVSSLYGGITFAPGSGLGDYLLAGLVLGLVNTFIRPVLLVLTLPINFLSLGLFTLVVNAVVLLIVAALTSLNVSGFVGAVVGALLLTVVSYLLNLLLR
- a CDS encoding CBS domain-containing protein, coding for MTSSVRQLILAKGNRVHTISPEATVFEALERMAMYDIGALVVVEGERVVGIFSERDYARKVVLVGRVSRETKVREIMTDEVITVSPDTTVGECMAIMTGKRVRHLPVMEGEKLAGLISIGDVVKAIMSEQELMIAELESYITGSR
- a CDS encoding MFS transporter is translated as MLPLLLSWLHATNDLFGAFLTPLLPKLQAAFGVSYGAVSLLVAVYSLSSSLLQPVAGLIADRFDRRLLAALGPVLVALGGGLMGFFPTPLALAVALGISGMGSALFHSAGAALVGQYASPERRGFWLSTFGSGGYLGLSLGPIVSLGVVNAGGLRALAWLIPIVLIPAILLLRQAPPATLKAKPSSFTDLARVFRGQVARLWAVSTLRSITFMSFSTTIPFWFAQRNLSDAQTALALSAYSFSATAGAFLGGTLSDRFGRRNVLVGTMAFAIPLYVGLLTLPPENLLYVPLLAVTGALMNAGIPVAVAMAQEHEPTQMATVSGLLMGFTWGFAGLLYGAVGPIIERVGVIPSLAALGLLLIPALLLSLAVREARPRSAPLAQGTGT
- a CDS encoding peptidylprolyl isomerase; this encodes MFGISKRVVAIIFGLLVVAFAIGAILLFTPQGQQQARGKVELTVNGKPIYEVDLVRFRANDQILSATADQEGLLKVLAEQNFYNNLVLYQAVTQDASRIRVSSNELRKELDRIKQQLGLSTKEQWDQTLQRIGYTETQVRNELRDQIRINKRIEQVQGEVKPTEEQLKLYYELNKANYRNEERVIARQIVVDDKAIAQKLYEEAKAGADFAELARKNSKVGADQAGALGAESGKSEPKPVTKVIFPTPVGEAVFKLKQGGITQPIESAGRFYIVKVEQYLPAGESSFEEVKDRVTEDVKSLLKEGALERYIEEVRAKVKVEAAKGSNIKLQDPVVAKVGDSEIRLSQVLQPAFANPQFPSFVAQGLGELAIQFFLPQTLDQLITREVVLAEAKKMGQPFFGTKDSIVQQAESYHTRDVTATDEEARKYYNENKVLFTEAATATVTAVNFTKDQEAKAKAFRAAALKGGKLEDLAKAQGGNVQDYGVVTSGTLPPVSNKLVFESKATFPKSNLGEVSEVIKLEDGSFQVLLIKARTPERLKPFEEVAQEARDNVIRTKKVEASSKWVESLKKAAKIENKLQEVLKQLTPPPVKKEEKPADSKQSKPEEKPATPAKP
- a CDS encoding thiol-disulfide oxidoreductase DCC family protein, which encodes MKTIVLFDGVCNLCNGIVRFIVRCDPQGRFRFASQQSEVGRELLRKHGLLEAQSIVVLEGGRVYLESDAALHIFYRLGGAWRLLCALRVIPKPLRDRAYRFVAGKRYRLFGRLEQCATPTPELRRRCL
- the moaA gene encoding GTP 3',8-cyclase MoaA encodes the protein MKLLDKYGRIIKDLRISVTPRCNLHCLYCHPLGWEMTEPPGTVTVEDVRNFLEAMQLLGLESVRFTGGEPLVRKELPEMIAAARDLGIGDIAITTNGMLLRRKAKELKAAGLRRINLSMDSVTPEVFRAMTRGGEVGKVWEAIDTAFELGLEPVKLNAVMIRGMNEGEVIPLASLSLDKPLHVRFLEYMHLDNSNPEVYRQRFIAGRETKAVLERHFGPLKKLDTDPTAPARVYQIPGALGTIGFINPVTEPFCSNCSRLRLTSDKKLRPCLLTDLEMDIAWAFEAPNPLEALVDAILLATDRKPAFGNTLPHLRERVMVGIGG
- the rfbB gene encoding dTDP-glucose 4,6-dehydratase; translated protein: MSFKRVLITGGAGFIGSNYIYYALEKHPDWQIVVLDKLTYAGNLENLEPIMDRISFIQGDIADPADVKRAMEGADAVLNFAAESHVDRSLMDPRPFVKTNVEGTLVLLEQARRQGLGRFLHVSTDEVYGDLWGVEGHSLETDPFRPRSPYAASKAAAEHLVFSYGVSYGLEVVVTRGSNTYGPYQYPEKIIPLFITNALEDKPLPVYGQGQALRDYMHAYDHAAGIDLVLHRGNSGEAYNLGAREQIPGSEVAERVLEALGKPRSLIKFVEDRPGHDYRYSVDPSKAEALGWVRKYRFPEGLAETIRWFQANEGWWRRVRAKKEHQELMQSWYAGR
- a CDS encoding dTDP-4-dehydrorhamnose 3,5-epimerase family protein: MELEPAAQKALRFQRYDPQPDIVGVFYQPLRKHRSLEGSFMEYLRLQGGRIEGLPIAFDTAQISLSWAVPGRINAFHLHPKRPQDELWCVLEGELLVWLVDVREASPSQGARRKYVLSSEAPGLLHIPTGVAHGYKAGCRGALLLYAMNSQFDPSDPNEGRLPWDHFGTELWEEDRG
- a CDS encoding M23 family metallopeptidase encodes the protein MQIKPGWIVLALVALYALFATVALNQNRRQVTALRQEIEKLEAKLAQGPEGFSFPIPGACLPKNQNNWPGAPREYRKGLNPGFVFVDGDSCVPIVYGMGVLAAGSGEVIKAESVYKENTPAEFAELIKAVANGASPAQMDRLRGREVWIRHAEGFVSVYAHLSEIAPGIRVGVRVRKGEFIGKVGNSGTQAAAQKSRAGARLLFELWDGEPDKDRFFGQDMRREALPAQAKLRFGLE